CTCGTCAGACATTCCGAATGCACGCGAACGAACACCGACGATCGTCCACGTACTTCACCCATCACCAGCGCTACATGATCTGGAGACAGTCCACTGTCTTCAGCTTGCTTGCCGCTGCGGAACACGATCATGTCAAAAAGCCCGTGTGCAGTCGGCACCGGGGCTTGTGCAAGGATCTCGAGCCGAGGCCGGATCACCGTATCGGGGACGTGCATCTCGAGTTGCTCTCCTGTTCATTCATTACCGCACCAAGGGTGAACCCTGGTTGAGCTCGACGTTGGGGTCCACGTGAGCCCTACGGTAGTAGCGTAAAGCCGAGCGATTGACAAGGGGGACGCACGGTCGGGACATAGTTCTGGTTGACAAACACTTCCGAGCTGAACGAACGTTACTGCGAATGCGCCACGCCCGCTCGTGCCGAAGAGCCGCCGCTGTGCAGCGAATGAGGCGCTTGCGCGCACGGCGGTAGCGCTCGGTGGGGTCGTGCGTGGGTGGATGCCGCGCACGTTCGCGGCGTGTGTTGGCGCGGATGGTTCGAAGGTGTGGCGCAGGTCGTGAGCACGAGCTCGAGCAGGGCGGCGGCGTAGCTGCGGATCAGTAGTCCCAATTCAAATTGGGCAGGCCGCGGGCGGACGTGCGATCGTCCACTCGTTCGCGCAAATGGATGGTGATGTGCCAGATGTGATCGCTATGGTCGACGGGTTTGCCATTGACCCGAATGGGCTCGCTTCTCGCAGATTCGACCGCTCGAATGACGGCACTGTCGAGGTACGGCAAGCTCTTCAGGACGCGGCAATTCGTATTTCGCCCATCGGCGCGAATGGTGCATTGCACGCTCGTTTCACCCTGAATCTTCGCCTTCATCGCTGCGGGCGGATACTTCAGGTTGAATCCATATAGTTTGTCCGGGCGAACAACCTGCAATGTCCTCGCTTGCGGGACGGTTTGCGCGCTGGAATTCGCCGAACCCCCAGGATTCATCATGGCACGCTGCGCGTTGGGCGCAGGTTTCGTCGGTGAAACCCGAGGCGCGGTCATTTCCGGGGCCATCGGCTGTGCAAGCGGCGCGGGTTGCTTGGGCGCGTATTTCGGAGCGACGGGCGGTGGCAATGGCTTCGCATCGCTTACCTGGTCCTCACCCGTGGGAAGCTGCGCGACTTCTTCGATCGGGGATTCGAATTCCGGGACAGGAGCCGCCGCGTGCGTTTCCGCCTGCACATCGAATTCCACGGTGCGCGGGACGAATGCGGCGACTGCGAGCGCTGCCGCTCCGGCCATGGCCGTCCACGCAAATGGTTTGCCCCAGCCCGCCATCGAAATCGCGGGCCGCGCTGCATCGCTTTCAGCCGCGGCGCGAAGCACGCGCGATTGCCAACCAAGAGGCGGCGACGTCTCCGGCTGTGCCTTGGGAAGCGCAGCGAGCAGCGTTTCGTATTTGTGACGCGCAACTTCGCAATCAGCGCATGCATCGAAATGCGTATCGAGTGGCAATCCGCGTTCGATGCGCAAAACACCGTCGCGTTCGAAGCGGTCGCAAAGTCCAGTGGTATTCATCGCAAATCGACTCCTTTGTTTTCGAGGCATCGGCGCAAGAGCGGCATGGCGCGCGCGACGCGGGCTTGGAGCGTGGCCGGTTTTTCCTGGCAAATCTGCGACATTTGCTCGTAAGAAAAACCTTCCTGATATCTTAAAACGACCGCAACTCGAATATGCGGCTCGAGTTTTTCGAGGCACCCATCGAGCGCTTCGGTAACCCCTTTTGCAAGGGCTCGTTCCTCGCCCGATGGTGCCGGATCTACTTCATCATGCGATTCGGTACCGAGCTTGAAGCGGTGATACCAACGACGGTTCGCTTTGAGCGCATCGAGGCATCGGTGGTTGGCAATGCCATACAGCCACGTTCGCAAACTGGACCCGCCAGAAAACGAACCAAAGCTTTCGAACGCCTGAATGAATACGAGCTGATGAACGTCGTCGGCTGTCGTGCGGCTGCGGAGAATGTTGTAACAATACCGATGAATGTCCGCGCCATATTCGCTCATCAAGATGACGAGCGCTGCGCGGCGATCCCCTCGTTCGAGCGCGAGGAGCGCGTGTTCGTCAGGCCGAACTCGACGCGGAGCCTCGCGGGTGGTGTCCCAGGGTTGTGCTCGTCCTGCAGCGATCACGTGTGTCATGATCTGCCCTCGGAAAGCTTAGGCGACAGGAGGGGCCCAGATACAACAAGAATTTTGTTCGCACCAGTAAGTTGCTGGATTTGTGTGCGAATTTGGGTTCGAATTGAATCCGGGCCAGGAGCTGCCCGCTCGCTCCGCGCGCGTGGGACGCGCGCTACGCGAGGCTAGTTCACGATGGGCGAGCCTCGGCCCCCCCATACCCCCCGTTTTTACCTCTCATCAAACGGTTCGCTGCTCCAACTGCTCTGCTCCTCCATACCCCCGAAGGGCCATCTTCGAGCGCAGGACCTTTTCCGTTGCCTCGAGCTGGGGTATGTCCTGGCGGCATGCATCACGCGCCGACGCTCCTCGTGTTCGTTGCGACCTACGTCCTGATTGCCTTTCGCCGCCTATCGCTGCTTCCGATAGGACGACCAGCGGGAGCGCTCGCGGGGGCGTGCGCGATGGTGGTCATCGCTACGATCGAACCGCGGTGGGGGATCGATGTGAAGGGAGCGTTTGCGGCGGTCGAGCCGAATACGATTGGGCTTCTTTTTGGGATGATGCTCATTTCGGCAGCGCTCGCCGAAGCTGGCTTTTTCGATTTTACAGCGAAAATGCTCGTCGAGCGGAAGCTTTCGCCCGTGGGGCTCTTGTACGGGACGACGATTGGCGCGGGCGTTTTGTCTGCACTGTTGGTCAATGACCCCGTATGTGTGCTGGGTGCACCCGTGGTCGATGCAATGGCGAGGCGCGCGGGGGTCGATCGAGTGCCGTATTTGTTCGGATTGGCGATGGGGTCGAATGCGGGCAGCGCCATGACGCTCGCGGGCAATCCACAAAACATGCTCGTGGCCCATTTGTCGGGTTTGTCGTACCGCGATTACTTGCTGCGAGGCGGTCCGGCGGGCCTCGTGGCGCTCGTCGTGACGGCGATGGTTTTGCACGCTTTGTTTCGCAAACGATTGGTCGTGCGAGCCGTCGCGCCAGAAACGAACGAATCGTCCATGGGTTTGTCTGGGCGAGATGCGACGATTGCCTTTGCGGTGACGGTGGGCGTATCGCTTGCGTTTCTTGCGGGGGCAAACCTGGCATTTGCAGCGCTCACGGGAGCTGCAGCGCTGCTCATTTTGCGCCGGCGTGATCCAGCGGCGCTTTTTTCGGGCGTGACGTGGACGGTGCTCGTGTTTTTCGCCGCATTGTTCGTCGTGGCCGCGGCATTTCAACGGACGGGTTTGGCCGAATCGGCGCTCGAAGCAACAAAACCATGGCTGCCGGCAGATCGTAATGCTGCGACGGCATCATTGGCGGGCATCTTGGCCGTGGGCTGTCAAGTCGTGAGCAACGTGCCGTTCATCCTCTTGGCCGAACCATTCATTCGTTCGCTTCCAGATCCGACGCTCGCCTGGACGACGACGGCCGTGGCCACGACGCTCGCGGGCAACTTGACGCTGCTCGGATCGGTCGCAAACATCATCGTCATCGAGGCGGCGAAGGCGGAAGACGAAATGGGGTTCGTCACGTACTTCAAGGTGGGTTTGCCCGTGACGATTGCGTCGATGGTGGCGGGCATTGGTTATTTGTTGCTCGCGGGATGAGCATCAAGGCTGGCAGGCGCTTTGGACGCACTTTTTCGAGCAACACTGGTCGGGGAAGATGCAGAACCCGCCATTCGGTGTGCAGTTGCTTTGTTGGCAGACGCCATTGATGCAGCTTTGTGAACAACATTCCGCACTTCCGGCGCATTGGCTCCCGGCGGGTTTGCACGGCTTCTGGCAAACGAAGTTCAAGCAATTTTTCGAACAGCACTGATCACTCGTGAAACATTGCTGACCGTCGGCCGTGCAGGCTTGAGCGCACACGCCATTGGTGCAGTTTTGCGAACAGCATTCGGCGCCGGTCGTGCATTGCTTGCCGTCCGGGAAACACATGGATGGCGGTTGACAAACGAAGTTGACGCAATTGCCCGAGCAGCAATTGATGTTCGCGCCGCAGGCAGCGCCATTGCCTTGGCAGCCGAGCGGGCCGCAAACGCCGCCATTGCATTGTTGATTGCAGCATTCGGCGGCCGACGCGCATTTTTCACCGTTCGCCGTGCACATCGGTTTGCCGCAAATGCCATTGTTGCATTGTTGCGAGCAGCAGTTGGAGAGCTGTCCGCATGGCAAACCATCGGGCGTACACATGGCGGGCGGGCCGCAGACACCATTGTTGCATTGTTGACTACAGCAATCCGCGGGACTCGTGCAAACTTTGCCGTCGGGCAGGCACATGGGCGGCGATCCGCCTTGTCCCATGCCACCGGTATTCATTCCGCCACCCGTATTGGCGCCCCCTTGTCCCACGCCACCGGTGCCGCCTTGCCCCATTCCGCCGGTATTGGCGCCGCCTTGTCCCGATCCGCCGTCCCCGGACGAGCTCGACGCGCTCGAACTAGAATTCGTTCCGCCGAATTCGACGTTATCGCCACCGCAGCCTACGAATCCAATGGCAAGCGTCACGAGCGCCGCGGAGGTGGACCCTATGAGCCAAGAAGCCGAGCTTTTCATGTTGGTGCTCCTTCGATGAAGTCAAGAATGGATATTTCGATGAAAAATCAGCGAGGTGCGAACGGATCACCGGGGTTGCCCGGTCGCGGTGGTCCACCATATGCCGCTGCCGGAGGACGCCTGGCGGGTCCCGTGGGCTTGGGCGGAGGCAATCCATACGCTGGAGCGGGCGGTGAAACACGTGGGCTCGTGGGATCGGTCCGCGGCGTCGTTGCAGGCGCAGTGGGTGTTGGCGTTGGCGCTGGGGTTGTCGCGACAGACGCCGACGGCGCCGGTGCAGGCTCGGGCGACGATGCAACCTGGGTCGGCGTCGGTGCTGGCGTTGGCGCGGGCGCAGGCGGAGCAACCTGCGTCGCTTCCGTTTTATGCGCTTCCGGAGCGACTTCCGTCGATGGATCGGTTTTCGGAGGATCGTTCGCACATCCAGCGAGCGCGAGTCCAGCGGCTGCCGTAAGGGCTACCGCAATGCTCCCCGGCGTGGAAATGGCTGCTCGAGTGCAAAATGGGCACGACGATTCCGTCGCGTAAATATGACGTTTGCAAGTCGAGCAACGTACGAGGGGGCTCTTCATGATCGATCTCCAAAAGTGCGTTCGGTCAAGTCATCGATATTGGTTCAACGTCGCGGGGGTTGCGGAATCGGAGTCGGGTTCATCGGAGGTGGTCCACCATATGCGGCGGCGGGCGGTCCCACGACGGGCGGCGGAGGGCCTCCATAGGCCGGTGCAGGGGAAACCATGGGCGATGTGGGATCCGGCGGAGGCGTCGTGGCAATTTGTTTCGGTTGAGGTTCAGGCGCAGGCGCAACGACTGGCGGAGGACCTCCGTACGCAGGTGCAGGTGTAGGATAAGGTTCCCCGCCGCAGCCGGCGAGCGCCAATCCTGCAGCGGCCGTCATGGTTACCGCAATGCTCGCCGATGCAGCAATGCCGGTTCGAGCGCAAAATGGGCAAGACGATTCCGTCTTGTAAATATGGCGTTTGCAATTCGAACAGCGCACGAGGGGCGTGGTCATGGATTCACTCCGAGCTCGAAGGGACTTCTGCAATGGGCAATCGCTTGTTCCGGGGCGTTTTTCCAAGTGGAAGACGCGCCACTTCTTCATCTCGATACGGCTCGACGACGATGTCGAAAACGCCGTGATCGAAAGCTTCTCCTGGGGGCGCTTTCACCTGCACGAGCCTTTCGCGAAGGCCGCGACTCTGATGCTCGAGCGCCCGGTGATGGCAATACGGATTGTTTCCCGGTCGGCCGAAAAAAACGTGCGAGGTCCACGTGCATCCGGCTCGACAAACATCCGCATAATAACACGTCCGGCAAAACCCCCACAAATCGTCGACCGTACGATCACGCGTGTATCGGAGCTCCTTCGTCGTATCCCAAATTCGACGCAGTGACATTTGCCGAATATGCCCGCCCGTCCAATCCTTCGTCGGAAGCGACGGACACCCTTTGATCGCCCCATCGGCCTCGATTCCAAGCGTCCCCATGCCCGCCCCGCAACTCGACGCATGACCTTCCTGGCTGAACGTCCATCGCCGCAGCTCGGTTTCGTGCGGACCAAAATACCCGACATTGTTTCCCGTCCACACACGCACCCCACGCCGCTCGGCTTCCACCGCCAGTTCAGCAACGCGCGGAATCACGTGCAGCAATTCATACGGCTGCATGAGCCATTCGGGACGATCCGCCGCCCGACCCATCGGCACCGTGAATTGAACCTGCCAGGAATGACCGCCTTCTTCGACGATCAAATCCAAAATGTTTCCCAATTCGGGATAACTGATGCGATTGATCTGCGAATTGACGGCGACCTGCATTCCCGCCCCAGCCAAATGCCCAATCGCCGCTCGGGCCGCATCGAAACTACCCGCGACACCTCGCTGCATGTCGTGCGACGGGCCCATTCCATCAATCGATACCGATACGCTTTGCACGCCCGCGTCGAATGCAGCCTTGGCGCGCTCGGGCGTCATGCCTCGGCCGCCCGTCGTCATCGTGCACGTCATTCCCGCGTCGCGTATCGCCCGCGCAATCTGCATCCAATCGTCGCGTAAATACGCCTCGCCTCCAATGAGCGTCACTTCCTGCGCGCCCATTTCCGCGATCTGCCGGACCAAATCGAGCGCCTCGGCCGTCGTCAGCTCATCCGCCCGCGGCTTGCCCGCACGCGAACCACAATGCCCACACGCCAAGTCGCAACGAAGCGTGATCTCCCATACGACATAGACGAGACCAGACGGGATCACGGGCGGATGATACACGTGGTCGTGGCGTGGGGAAACAGAAAGACGACCGTTTCATTCAGTATGAGGTCAAATGGGGGGTATGGGGGGGCCGAGCCTCGCCGTGCTTTTGTGCGCAGCGCAAAAGCACGGCGAGCCTCGGCCCCCCCATCGTAAACAAGACTCTCGCGCAGCGCGCGTCCCACGCGCGCGAAGCGAGCGTCCAACTCCAGACTCGCATTCAATCCGAAGCAGACGCGAGCAGCGATTTGAGCACTTGGCGCGGGTACCGCTGTTCGCTTTCGCTGAGACCATCTTTGGCTTCGGCGACGAGTGTCCAAAAGACGACGTTCAGCACCGTTTCGAGCATCCGAAGAAGCTTGGCCGCTTCGTGATCCAACGTTTCGGTGCAAATGGCGCGCGCCAGATGTCCGAGCGCTCGCTCCACCTGCGTGTTTTCCTCTTCGCTCGCAAGTCCCACCACGCCGATGGAAGCTTCTTCTTCGGGCGCAAGACGCAGCGGGAATGCGAGAATCCAGCGATACTGCCGCGCAAAAAGACGATGATGCGGCGGGCTCGGCTGATACACGATGCTCGTGCCGCTCTGCGCATCGCGATGCCACGCAGCCGTTTTGTTGAAGCGGAATGCATGACCCGCGACCCCACTGCCGCAACTGAATCGAGCGGACCAGGATTGCGGCCAGAATTGCCCAAAGATGGGGCAAAGCATGCGGAGCTGCGAATCCCAAATCATGCCCATCCACGATCCGCGCTCGCCAAGCAGGCCGCCGCGCGAAATCGGTGCCGTCTGCGCGCCCCAAGGAGATGCCGTCGCAATCTTGAAAATCGACGCTCCAACCGCTTCCGTGAGCTTCGTGGACAACGATTGCGTCGACAAAGGTTTGCCACAACAACGCTCGAGAAGCGCTCGCGCCGTCCACTTCGCTGCTTCGGGATAATCCTTGCCCCGCGCGCCAGGACGATATGCAAGCGAATACCGATACCCCACGATGGGCCCGGGAACCTTCAGCTCGACGTGGGTTTTTCCGACAATGAAGTGCGACCGGCAGCGATCCTGCTCGAAGTCCACAGGCTCCCAACGCTCTTCGCCAAACTGTTCGTCGCGCCGTTCGACCATCGGATACGCATCGGCAATCGTTCCCCCTGACGCATCCGTGAACACGAGCGCCAAAGTGAGGTGATCGGCTTCGAAACGAACGACGTGCGACCGAACATCAAAGCCGTCGATGAGGTTGGGGTACCAACGATCTCGCCGTTCGAGCAAGTTGAGCTCGGTTTGCGTGAGCGCGACCGCGTTCGAGAGGTGGTAGCTCCAAGAAAGATACCGTTCGGGTTTGTCCGCGCCCTGAAGCATGAACCGGAGGCGGTTGTTTCCCAGCGGCTCTTCCTTGACGTCACGGCGGCCTCGCCACGTCGTCGCGCGAGGTTCGGCCTGAACGTTGTTGTAGGGTGGTTCCAGCACGGCGATCGGTGTGTCGACGGGTGCCACGAAATCGCGTAGCTCCACCTCGACGAGCGTGATGCCATCGTCGCCGACGTTCCAAATTCGCGAGTGCTCGCGTGCCTTGACGAATCGTTCGTCGCGCGCGACAGGCTCCCAGTTGACCTCGAAATACTTGCGCTTCGGCTCGAGCGCGTATTCGCCCGCTTGACCCGTGCGCTCGTACACCTCGACGCTGACGGTGCTCGGGCTGAGCCTGACGACCGAAAACTGATTGCCCACGGCGCCAGGACGCTCGTTCGCGGCGGCTCCAAGCGATCCGGTCGAGATGATGACGAAACGGTTTTTGAAAAGCTCGACGAGCTTCGAGCTTTCCTGATGCGTATGGCCATGAAAGCCGACGCGGAAACCCGCGGCGTAGAGCGTCCCGACGTCTTGCAGCGTGAGGTAGTCGGGACGTCCGCGTTCGCTCGTGAATCCGTGATGCCAAACGGCGACGCGGAGCGTGTCGCGATCGAGGCTGTTGGCGAAGTCTCGAGCGGCCGAGACGGCGCGGGTCGAGATGCATGCGCCCGGCCAGTAGCGATCGTTGCGATGGCACGAGTTGAAGCCGAAAAAAGCGACCTTGTCCTTTGGAAAAACATGCGCCGACCAGTGCTCGCGTTCGTTCGCGTCCGTAAGACCGAAGGGGCGGCCAAGGGGCTTGAGCGAGTCACCGTAAAAGCGCTCCAAGAAACGCTGCACGTTGGCAAAGCGGCGGTTGTAGTCGGCGCCCGCGCGAAGCTTGATGAGGTCGAGGTGTCCGAATCGACCGACGTCGATGCGCAAGTCGGAAAGATCCGGCGAGCGCTTGAGGCGCTGCATGTGCTCTTCGATCTGGTCGAAATCGTTGCCCGTCCGGAGCGATGCGAGTCGCACGGGCTCGCCGATGTCCGCGGACCAATCGACGTCGTGGTTGCCCGGGACAAACACCACACGTGTGCGGTCATGATCGACCACGAGGTCGATCAGACGCTTTTCGGCGAAGGCCCCGAGCTCGTCGTACTCGGCGACGGAGCCGCGTTGCGTGAGGTCACCGCTGACGATGACGAAGTCGAACGGCGTCGGATGCAGCGTGGAAAGCGCCTGTGCTGGATGCATCCAGACGTCGTCGAGCGACTGCCCCGGCTCGGTAACATGCAAATCCGACAGGTGGAGGATGTACATTCGATGTCGCCAGCCTGTGGAAAGATCGCCGAGCTGTTGGTTTGGGCCGAAATCCGCGCTCGACAAGGAGTGCGGGTGAGTCGGCCGCGCCAACGCGCTCGGAGAACCAACAGACTGTTAGTGTCTTATCGTCGAAATTCGTTGAAGCAAAAATTCGACGAATTTCATTTGGGCGAAATCACCGGGTTCCAACGTGGCGTCGCCGCGATGACGCAGCCGCCGTGGAAGGCTCGCTCACAGCAAGCTCTCCGTTGGCAAAAGAGCCGGGTAAGAGCTCTTTCGTGTAACGAATGGCCTGCATGGCCACGGATTTATCGATGACGAAGGGTTCCCGAACCAAGACCACAGCATCCTGAAAAGCAGCGTCTCGAGAGGTAACCGCCGCGATTTTTGGATTGGGTCTGCGCTTGGCACTCATCTCATCAACTCCTCACGAG
This window of the Polyangiaceae bacterium genome carries:
- a CDS encoding TonB family protein, with amino-acid sequence MNTTGLCDRFERDGVLRIERGLPLDTHFDACADCEVARHKYETLLAALPKAQPETSPPLGWQSRVLRAAAESDAARPAISMAGWGKPFAWTAMAGAAALAVAAFVPRTVEFDVQAETHAAAPVPEFESPIEEVAQLPTGEDQVSDAKPLPPPVAPKYAPKQPAPLAQPMAPEMTAPRVSPTKPAPNAQRAMMNPGGSANSSAQTVPQARTLQVVRPDKLYGFNLKYPPAAMKAKIQGETSVQCTIRADGRNTNCRVLKSLPYLDSAVIRAVESARSEPIRVNGKPVDHSDHIWHITIHLRERVDDRTSARGLPNLNWDY
- a CDS encoding RNA polymerase sigma factor, which translates into the protein MTHVIAAGRAQPWDTTREAPRRVRPDEHALLALERGDRRAALVILMSEYGADIHRYCYNILRSRTTADDVHQLVFIQAFESFGSFSGGSSLRTWLYGIANHRCLDALKANRRWYHRFKLGTESHDEVDPAPSGEERALAKGVTEALDGCLEKLEPHIRVAVVLRYQEGFSYEQMSQICQEKPATLQARVARAMPLLRRCLENKGVDLR
- a CDS encoding arsenic transporter; this encodes MHHAPTLLVFVATYVLIAFRRLSLLPIGRPAGALAGACAMVVIATIEPRWGIDVKGAFAAVEPNTIGLLFGMMLISAALAEAGFFDFTAKMLVERKLSPVGLLYGTTIGAGVLSALLVNDPVCVLGAPVVDAMARRAGVDRVPYLFGLAMGSNAGSAMTLAGNPQNMLVAHLSGLSYRDYLLRGGPAGLVALVVTAMVLHALFRKRLVVRAVAPETNESSMGLSGRDATIAFAVTVGVSLAFLAGANLAFAALTGAAALLILRRRDPAALFSGVTWTVLVFFAALFVVAAAFQRTGLAESALEATKPWLPADRNAATASLAGILAVGCQVVSNVPFILLAEPFIRSLPDPTLAWTTTAVATTLAGNLTLLGSVANIIVIEAAKAEDEMGFVTYFKVGLPVTIASMVAGIGYLLLAG
- a CDS encoding radical SAM protein — its product is MIPSGLVYVVWEITLRCDLACGHCGSRAGKPRADELTTAEALDLVRQIAEMGAQEVTLIGGEAYLRDDWMQIARAIRDAGMTCTMTTGGRGMTPERAKAAFDAGVQSVSVSIDGMGPSHDMQRGVAGSFDAARAAIGHLAGAGMQVAVNSQINRISYPELGNILDLIVEEGGHSWQVQFTVPMGRAADRPEWLMQPYELLHVIPRVAELAVEAERRGVRVWTGNNVGYFGPHETELRRWTFSQEGHASSCGAGMGTLGIEADGAIKGCPSLPTKDWTGGHIRQMSLRRIWDTTKELRYTRDRTVDDLWGFCRTCYYADVCRAGCTWTSHVFFGRPGNNPYCHHRALEHQSRGLRERLVQVKAPPGEAFDHGVFDIVVEPYRDEEVARLPLGKTPRNKRLPIAEVPSSSE
- a CDS encoding metallophosphoesterase; this translates as MYILHLSDLHVTEPGQSLDDVWMHPAQALSTLHPTPFDFVIVSGDLTQRGSVAEYDELGAFAEKRLIDLVVDHDRTRVVFVPGNHDVDWSADIGEPVRLASLRTGNDFDQIEEHMQRLKRSPDLSDLRIDVGRFGHLDLIKLRAGADYNRRFANVQRFLERFYGDSLKPLGRPFGLTDANEREHWSAHVFPKDKVAFFGFNSCHRNDRYWPGACISTRAVSAARDFANSLDRDTLRVAVWHHGFTSERGRPDYLTLQDVGTLYAAGFRVGFHGHTHQESSKLVELFKNRFVIISTGSLGAAANERPGAVGNQFSVVRLSPSTVSVEVYERTGQAGEYALEPKRKYFEVNWEPVARDERFVKAREHSRIWNVGDDGITLVEVELRDFVAPVDTPIAVLEPPYNNVQAEPRATTWRGRRDVKEEPLGNNRLRFMLQGADKPERYLSWSYHLSNAVALTQTELNLLERRDRWYPNLIDGFDVRSHVVRFEADHLTLALVFTDASGGTIADAYPMVERRDEQFGEERWEPVDFEQDRCRSHFIVGKTHVELKVPGPIVGYRYSLAYRPGARGKDYPEAAKWTARALLERCCGKPLSTQSLSTKLTEAVGASIFKIATASPWGAQTAPISRGGLLGERGSWMGMIWDSQLRMLCPIFGQFWPQSWSARFSCGSGVAGHAFRFNKTAAWHRDAQSGTSIVYQPSPPHHRLFARQYRWILAFPLRLAPEEEASIGVVGLASEEENTQVERALGHLARAICTETLDHEAAKLLRMLETVLNVVFWTLVAEAKDGLSESEQRYPRQVLKSLLASASD